One Halarcobacter ebronensis genomic window carries:
- a CDS encoding ABC transporter ATP-binding protein, with protein sequence MKKVLIKNLFKIYNEKKQNEFVALKNINLEINSGEVIVLRGKSGSGKSTLLSIIGGISKPTSGDILVDNENIAKLPDIYTSNFRNEKLGFIFQSFNLINGLSTYENVMAPLVLKPLKKELLESKISQALHLANIEHKREQKVESLSGGEKQRCAIARALVMNPSIILADEPTANLDKSNSLVFVEMLKKFKELNKTVVVATHDSLFENLDFVDRYIDIKDGEIIE encoded by the coding sequence ATGAAAAAAGTTCTAATAAAAAATCTATTTAAAATCTATAATGAAAAAAAACAAAATGAGTTTGTAGCCCTAAAAAATATAAATTTAGAGATAAACAGTGGCGAAGTTATAGTATTAAGAGGTAAAAGTGGAAGTGGAAAAAGTACTCTTTTATCAATAATTGGAGGTATTAGTAAACCAACAAGTGGTGATATTTTAGTTGATAATGAGAATATTGCAAAACTTCCAGATATTTATACTTCAAACTTTAGAAATGAGAAGTTAGGTTTTATTTTTCAATCTTTTAATCTAATAAACGGATTAAGCACCTATGAAAATGTAATGGCACCTTTGGTTTTAAAACCTTTAAAAAAAGAGCTTTTAGAATCAAAAATATCACAGGCTCTACATTTAGCAAATATTGAACATAAAAGGGAACAAAAAGTTGAAAGTCTAAGTGGGGGAGAGAAACAAAGATGTGCAATAGCAAGAGCTCTTGTAATGAATCCTTCAATAATCTTAGCAGATGAACCAACGGCAAATTTGGATAAAAGTAACTCTTTGGTTTTTGTGGAGATGTTAAAAAAATTTAAAGAGTTGAATAAAACAGTAGTTGTTGCAACCCACGATTCGCTTTTTGAAAACTTGGATTTTGTTGATAGATATATTGATATAAAAGATGGAGAGATAATAGAGTGA
- a CDS encoding ABC transporter permease, giving the protein MLNKNFIDYSIKLLFKDKMEHFFSFFIFTFIIFILSSVLFVSDSIKYDLLSTIGKKDQITLTNTKAGKYYPLMESHIDEIIQLNGVEDVMGKVDGYYNFAQSQRYIHIVGDENLDDETMVISKDIQELFKKFEYIEEFNFLTLNGIITEPISKVINSNILSNNTIFVSFDMARKLLQMSDDEYSYMTVYVPNSDEADFLARKIMDIYPNIKAETNLQREADFRHIFYYKGGIFMILYIVCMLAFFILLKNQVSSMFGDKKREIAVLRSIGFSIKDIIALKFIQNCVVSFSAFIIGISLAYFFVFIFNAPLLKNIFLGDGMEYLIFTPVIDFRMLSILFMFTVIPFLAFILIPSWRVAIEDLSEIMK; this is encoded by the coding sequence ATGCTAAATAAAAATTTTATAGATTATTCAATAAAACTGCTGTTTAAAGACAAAATGGAGCACTTCTTTAGTTTCTTTATTTTTACTTTTATTATCTTTATTTTAAGTTCAGTTTTGTTTGTCTCTGACTCTATAAAATATGATTTGTTATCAACTATAGGCAAAAAAGATCAAATTACATTAACAAATACAAAAGCAGGGAAATATTATCCTTTGATGGAGAGTCATATTGATGAGATAATTCAACTAAATGGAGTTGAAGATGTGATGGGAAAAGTTGATGGATATTATAATTTTGCCCAAAGTCAAAGATATATTCATATTGTTGGCGATGAGAATTTAGATGATGAAACAATGGTTATCTCAAAAGATATACAAGAGCTTTTTAAAAAATTTGAATATATAGAAGAGTTTAATTTTTTAACTTTAAATGGAATAATTACAGAACCAATATCAAAAGTTATAAACTCAAATATTTTATCAAACAATACAATTTTTGTTAGTTTTGATATGGCAAGAAAACTTTTGCAAATGAGTGATGATGAGTACTCTTATATGACAGTTTATGTTCCAAATAGTGATGAAGCAGACTTCTTAGCTAGAAAAATCATGGATATTTATCCAAATATAAAAGCAGAAACAAATCTGCAAAGAGAGGCAGATTTTAGACATATTTTCTATTATAAAGGTGGAATTTTTATGATTTTGTATATTGTTTGTATGCTTGCTTTTTTTATTCTTTTGAAAAATCAAGTCTCATCAATGTTTGGAGATAAAAAGAGAGAGATAGCAGTTTTAAGAAGCATTGGGTTTTCAATAAAAGATATTATTGCTTTAAAATTTATTCAAAACTGTGTTGTCTCTTTTAGTGCTTTTATTATTGGAATCTCTTTGGCATACTTTTTTGTTTTTATTTTTAATGCACCACTTCTTAAAAATATATTTTTAGGGGATGGCATGGAGTATCTTATTTTCACTCCTGTTATTGATTTTAGAATGTTATCTATTCTTTTTATGTTTACAGTTATCCCTTTTTTAGCTTTTATTTTGATTCCTTCTTGGAGAGTTGCCATTGAAGATCTAAGTGAGATAATGAAATGA
- a CDS encoding nitrous oxide reductase accessory protein NosL, with amino-acid sequence MKIILFTIGLFITILNAQIFQSVLKDKGVFINEGEDKYYCSSCGMSLPMYYKTNYIYQNHQYCSFHALLEANKGNFEDELKVVDAKKLKFIDAKKAFFVVGSKKPGTMTMNSKYAFETKEDALSFQKSNGGELLDFVSTLKIAKDDFVKDSAMIDTKKEKKIYKIGMKLYKARCNKIDAKSFNSIAKLKAKLSSSCKTKKDKDLQAIATYLWDIEKLGKKLRVIETLNIPKDAKCPICGMFVAKYPKWASMLEFEGKHYYFDGPKDMFKYIFEKGKESIGEIYVSDYFTTKKVDGRKAYFVMGSDVYGPMGKDLVAFESDEAAYSFKNDHFGKRVMTFSEMTDEVLTYLK; translated from the coding sequence TATACTTTTCACAATTGGATTGTTTATTACTATTTTAAATGCCCAAATATTTCAATCTGTACTAAAAGATAAAGGGGTATTTATAAATGAAGGGGAAGATAAATATTATTGTAGTTCTTGTGGTATGAGTCTTCCTATGTATTATAAAACAAACTATATTTATCAAAACCATCAATACTGCTCTTTCCACGCCCTTTTAGAGGCAAATAAAGGTAATTTTGAAGATGAATTAAAAGTTGTTGATGCAAAAAAACTAAAGTTTATTGATGCAAAAAAAGCCTTTTTTGTTGTTGGAAGTAAAAAACCTGGAACAATGACTATGAATAGTAAATATGCCTTTGAGACAAAAGAGGATGCATTAAGTTTTCAAAAAAGTAACGGTGGAGAGCTTCTTGATTTTGTTTCAACACTAAAAATTGCAAAAGATGATTTTGTAAAAGATAGTGCAATGATTGATACAAAAAAAGAGAAAAAGATATATAAAATAGGAATGAAACTTTACAAAGCAAGATGTAATAAGATTGATGCAAAGAGTTTTAACTCTATTGCAAAATTGAAAGCTAAATTAAGTAGCAGTTGTAAAACAAAAAAAGATAAAGATTTACAAGCCATTGCTACATATTTATGGGACATAGAAAAGTTAGGTAAAAAATTAAGAGTAATTGAGACACTAAATATTCCAAAAGATGCAAAGTGTCCTATATGTGGTATGTTTGTTGCAAAATATCCTAAATGGGCTTCAATGCTTGAATTTGAAGGAAAACACTACTATTTTGATGGTCCAAAAGATATGTTTAAATATATCTTTGAAAAGGGAAAAGAGAGTATTGGTGAGATATATGTAAGCGACTATTTTACAACTAAAAAAGTTGATGGAAGAAAAGCCTATTTTGTAATGGGTTCTGATGTTTATGGTCCTATGGGCAAAGATTTAGTTGCTTTTGAGTCTGATGAGGCTGCATATAGCTTTAAAAATGATCATTTTGGTAAAAGAGTAATGACTTTTAGCGAAATGACAGATGAGGTATTAACATATTTAAAATGA